CAAGAGCTGATCATGCTTTGCAGAGGGGTGGTTGGGCTAGGTGATGTCCAGAGGTTCCTTCCGGTCTCATGGAGTCTgtcatggggaaaaaacagtgaTGCACAGCTGCCTCTGAGAAGGAAGAACCAGATGTGAACACAGGAATCAAGGGCAGCCTTGGCTGTCACATCACAGAGAGTGGAGAGGAAGAGTTGGTGTCAGGGAGGAGATGAGTTGCAATGTACAGCCCCCAGACATCAAAAATCTTATACACAGTCAGGCATCTGGCAGGATGGAGACACCTGTGAAGAATAAAAGAAGTTAgaaaagctggcagcagctTAGGCATCCTGTGGGCAAGGATTAAGAAAGGTCCAGGAAAATCACAGGAAACCAAGAGGAGCTCTGAGCATCAGGGATATGCTCAAGAAGGCCCTGGGTACAAAACCAGATTACATCAAGGAGTGCTGcacttccctgccctgcagacatgcaggcagctgggatgcATCCCAGAGGGCAAGGGAATGCCTTCAGTAGGCAAATTTCCAGGGAGGGACTCTCTCTACCTGTGGCAAGTCATGCTCTAATTTTGGGTTGGCTGTGTGTCAGCCTTTTGGTGAAAGGCCAGGCCAGGAGTGTGTGATGTCTGCAGGTTTTGTTCCAGGCCAGGATGAGTTCCCCTCCAgcaagggcagctcctgctATGCAAAGAGAAAACATCACCAATACTGGGCTGTagccaagcccagagctccaaaCAGCCACACTACACACCTTGCCCTCAGCAGGACTTTACTGTCTGCCAGGGAAAGTGGAAATCAGTGTTACCATTTTTCCCTAGTTCCTGCGCATGATCCCTTCCTTCCAGAGACAGCTCCAACACATCTTCTGCCTATGCTGATGTATGCCTGTCTGAGAAATCCTTCAGTCTTTCATCTCAGTACTTGAAAGGATCCTTGGATGCCTAATGATCATGTCAGGAATGAGGAAAACAAATGGCAATGTTGATGGAAATAAAAGCACAGCCTATGGCATTAGGGAGGATATTTTGCTTTGAAGGTGAGTCTGTAGGAAAATTACTACCCTTGTGCAGTGACTGTGGgcctggggcagtgcaggggcaATATAAGAGGGAGCTCATCCTCACTCCCTCATCCACTTCTCTTGCCTCAGTCTGCTTGGGATCAAGGTGAGTTGGGTGacttttctcctctccttcctcctcctcctcctgttttcCGGTACCTGTCACTTTGTCCTTTGCTGCATCATGGGGTTGCTCTGTGAGAGGGGGAATATGAGAGGGGATCATATGGAGGGAGGTTGGGACTTTGCTGAAGTGAGTGATAGTCTGGGCAGGAACATTCTGAGATTGGTTGCTCTTGGAAGGGAACCTGTGGGCTAAAacttatcactctctacaacttcctgaagggTAGCTCTAGTCAGGTGGGgttgggctctttctccaggcagcactgacagaaccagaggtcACATTCTCAagctgcatcaagggaaataCGGGTTGGTTAttaagaaaaagtttttcatgcAAAGGGGGATCAAGTACTGGGATGGTttgcccggggaggtggtgtAGTCACTGTCCTTggatatgtttaaaaaaagcctggatgtggcactgagtgccaggGTTTattgaggtgttggggctgggttggactacatgatcttgaaggtctgtTCGAAACCcggtgattctgtgaattctgtgaaatgtgAGGAAAAACCTGTGGGCATTCCTGCATCTCCAGCTCTTGTCTCCATCTTGGCTGAAGTCACGGTGTGGTGAGGCTGCTCTTCAAACTCCCCTcacttccctgctcctctcttccctgtctctcaggtgcacctgcagccccaaacCATGTCCTGCTACAcccggtgccagccctgccagccctgtggccccaccccgctgggcagcagctgcaacgagccctgtgtcaggcagtgccaggactCCACTGTCGTCATCGAGCCCTCGCCCGTGgtggtgaccctgcctgggcccatcctcagctccttcccacagaacACTGTGGTGggatcctccacctctgctgctgttggcagcatcctcagctctcagggagtgcccatcagctctgggggctttggCCTCTCTGGCCTGGGCAGTGGCCTCTGTGGCACGAGGAGCTTcccctgctgaagctgctgacactgccctggggaggaacccaggcactgccaggatgGAACCGCCCTGGGCACGCAGCATCGGCTTGGTGCTTCCTGAGGGGCTGAGCAACCCCAGCAGCCcttgcagagggacagggccagcctgggctcTTGGCaagcacagcccatccctgcctctgTCCTCTGCcactctctcctttccctcctgtccccttcttcccctgtgctccctggggctgtgagtcCCACTCAGCCATCCTGGGGAGcacctgctggccctgctccctctctggaTCTGGCAGGTGGACGCCTGCTGGGGCAGAGATTCCCTTCAGTCCCTCATGCTCTCTGCACTGGGACCTCCAGATGGACCAAccttgtttctgtgttttgtttcattaaatttctgctgcatcccAGTCTGTGTGTATATGTCATTCTTTCCTCTGAAGGTTTTTTCTCAATATGCCCAgaggaaaatatgtttttaagaGCTGTTTTTGTGAGGGTTTGTTTGGGATGAATATGCAGTGATGGATAATAGTATTGTGTATGTTTTACACAACATGGAGTTCAATTTCGGCAAATTAACCCTTCTATGGATTCTTTGCAGTTGGAGCTAGAATGGTGCTGGTCATAcagaaatatttggggttttatggGCAGTGCTTGCCCAGCACCAACCCTGTCTCTCCACCCTCCTCTGCAAAAGGTCATGAAGGTGGATGTGATcaagaggctgggagaggacaTAGCCAGGCTGCCTGACCCACACTGATCAAAGGGATATTTGATACCATGTGACACCATGGTCAGCAAAAAATGCTgagagaaaggaggagggagctggcagggaagcATTTATTAATAGATTGTTTGTCAAGGAAGAAACTGCTTAATGTACTGTGTtcctgcttcccaggagaggctggcCATTGACAGTTGATGGAAGATGataataaaactattttttcccctgtgtttttgcagtgtttccttgcttttcttcattaaatTACCTTTATCTCCATACacaatatattaattttatctTCTCCCACCATACTCTCTGAGGAGAGGGAGTGATTGAACATTTTGATGGGCACCTGAGGGCCAGGAAAGATGAGACTTGTGGGGAATGAGCAAATAAACCTCTCCATTCTCATCCGTGAGTGATGCAGGTTGTTTTGTTGTGTGGGCTTACAAAGTCCTTTTTCATCTTAGTGTGAGGTGTTGAAAAATACTAATTAACTTAATGTGGTGTTTGAGGTATATGGTGTCAGGGTGGTTTAAGAAGAGAGAATTTTTTGGTGTGGCAACAGTGAAATTTATCCTGAGGTGGCTGGTGACACTGGATCTTGACCAGTACTATTAGAGAACAGGGGTCCAGACAGGAGCCCAAATCACTTCTGAGAATGTCACCATGCATCTGAACTACATTTAAGAACACAGTAGTTGAGGCAGACACCCAAATCACACATGAGAACACCAGGGCTGAGGTAGGGACCCAAACAACACCTGTGGTAATTGTCCCAGTAGTGGAAAAAAATCGTGGACAAGGAGGTGGATGGGACCATGTCACTGGTGAATTGAGTGaaggggagaaaagagaaaaaacccacaagttGTACAAAGGCAATCAGCCACCACCTTGCACCAatgcccagccaggctctggaaAACAGCTACTTTGGAGAGGCTGCCTACAGTTTTTTGCTGAGCACGTTCTATGGCATGGCACAGCCTTTTCATCAATTCAGCTGAACCAGATGGAGGATTTTCCCACTTGATTCTTCTTCCCTGGCACACTGGCAATCCTTGAACTGTAACCTGTcacaattttctgtttttcagagtgTTATTCCATAAACTGTCAGTTTCAGTCCTTCACTGGTGTTTAAGTCTCTGGTAGCAGGGAACATACTCGAATACAGTGGAAGATATACTTAGGGGTCAAAAAGTGGGAAGACCTGCTGAGGGGTCTCCCTGAGGCTGATGGTGTTTCCCTGACTGGGTCAGTAGAGCTGCCCTCTGATCCAGCAGGATGGCTCAGTGCAGAGCCCCCCTAATTGGGCACTGACAAGATGGCTGTCAgaattcaggacatccctctggctgtcctggattgccaaaacccctgccagggggctcagagaccttggcacaaaGCCCAAGACCCTTGTGACTTTGACTGTGACCCacagaaaaaattaccaacctttatatgaggatctgcaagccaTGGAAGTCTAAGTATAATAATAGTTAGTTGGTCagggggtgaaaaatagattttggggttttttgaatgggggttcagggggcaagatggaggaatctgggtatgtccagcctttctccttcttcttcttggcctccatcttctgctgtgatgctggcacttttggattggtttagagtagaagctcactgtctaacataggtgacaggtattgggaagttatggtaaatacTGTACATGtaatttttagtataaaaagataacagtGCTCTGAGGGTGGCCAGAGTGCCTCCGCCTCCGTCTGACCTTGGCaggccagagaaagaattttatagataagaaataataaacaaccttgagaatgaGAACTGAGGAGTTCTGACTTCTTCTACGACTCCCAGACTGGGAAAAGAGCCTTTCTAACACaactcggggtcactctgagcagcagaagtCCTGAGAGGTGGCTGGAACAAGTGTCTCAATTTTTCTGGGGCACTGACAGACAAATTAAGCACTAGGGGTCAAAGAAATCTCCCTTTTTCCTGTGACAGCATCTCTGATGGAGCTCTAGCCAATGAACTGTGTTGAATCATTCTATTTAGTCCTAGATAGGTAGAGAAGTTTGAAAAACAGAGGATTACCCTCTAAGCATAGACAAAGCTGTCCTGTGATAATGGTCCCCATACAAGCATACCCAGTAACCCCCCACGTCATTTTGTGAGGGCATGTGGAGGGGAAATGATGACAAAAAGGCAATGGCTCAAATGCAGCAGAACTTTAATGAGTCAAAAGATGAAAACTACATAAATCTGAGTTAAAGGAGCACCAGAGGCAGACAGGAGTCTGCCCCAAATAACTGTGCTGGAGATCTCAGAAGATGTCCCTCTGCCTGAtccagagagagagcagggccagcaggtcCTCTCCTGGATGGATGTGTGTGGCTCACAGTCCAGGGGAGCACAAGGGAGCAAGGACACAGGAGGGAGACGACAGAGGGGAagagggcagaggcagggatgggctgggcttcCCAAGAGTCCTTCTGCAAGGGCTGCTGGGGttgctcagctcctcaggaagcACCAAGCCGATGCTCCATCCTCAGTGAAGAACCATCTGGCTGAGTCCTTAGGTTCACAGCCTGCAATCATCGCCAGCAGCTTTAGCAGGGGAAGCATCTCCTGCCACAGAGACCACTGCCCAGGCCAGAGAGGccaaagcccccagagctgatgggcactccctgagagctgaggatgctgccaacagcagcagaggtggaggatcccacggcggtgttctgtgggaaggagctgaggatgggcccaggcagggtcaccacCACGGGCGAGGGCTGGATGGCCACGTGGGagtcctggcactgcctgacacagggctcattgcagctgctgcccagcggggtggggccacagggctggcagggctggcagcgggTGTAGCAGGACATGGCTTGGGGCTGGAGATGCACctgagagagagggaagagggaagcagAACAGAAACTGTGGATGAAGAGCAGTCTTTCACTCTACTAAGAGTGAGATAAGTCAGAAGTTGGAGAAAAGAGCTGGGAACTTTGCAGTGAGATCCGCAGGTATCCCATTATTTTCTGCCCAAAAGAACCCCCTGGACAGCAACCAAGCCCAAAGAGGTTCCTTCCTAGCCCATTGCCATGTGACACTTAACCAAGTTTCAGCCTCTGATGATGACAGAACTTCCTCCCCTTCTGTCTCCCATGATAGCAGTTCCAAGACCCCACGGAGGACTGGGGCAAGTGTGAGCTGAGGTGCATTAGAGAAAtaggaagagaaagaggagaaaaagcttCAGACTCACCTTGTACTAAAGGAGATGGAGGCAAGAGGAGTGGATGAGAGAGTGAGGAGAAGGACCTGCTTTTATACTGCTCTTGCACTGCCCCAGGCCCACAGACATTGCATGACAGCAGCAATTTTCCAACAGACtcacctcagaaacaaaatgttttacCTAGTGGCGTAGGTTGTGTTTTGGTTTCTGTCAACCTGTGCTGCcatttcatttcctcattttcaacattcctgctctgctttcatGTGCTGAGATGAGGCACCCAGGGATATCCTGGGTGATGCTGCATCAGTAAAGGCAGAAGATGTGTTTGAAGTGTGGTGGGGTCCCATGAACACAGGGGATGTTGGCTTGGAGCGAATTGCAATTGTATACAGGTCACCTTGTAGCGAGAAGTTTCAGCTCTCTTCCTATTATTGAGCTTTTCTCTGGGGAGAATGTTTGCCTGTTTGTCTGAGTATGCAGGACTAGGGACAACCAAAGCCTGGCTGGGTTTGAACCAGGCAAAATACATGATGGGCACAAGAAATTCTTCCAGGTAGATGAGAAGTCCAAAGGCTGACTGGAGCAGGTTCACTGAGGATGAGGGTTACAGGAAAGGTAGAGGTACTAATGGGATTCTTGGCCTTGGTTTTTACTAGCAGGAATTGCTGTCAAGAGATTGGTCTCCTTGGAAAGTCATCAGCAGGAAAGGTTTACCTGCACAAGGTCctgctgggggaagaaaaatctCCTGCCCCACTACAGGCTGGAGATGATTGGCTGCCAAAGAGCTTCACAGCAGAGGACAGGGGCTCTGGAGAGTACcatgggacagccctgggccctTGTGGAAATGACATCTGACGATATCCTGGGCTGCTCAGGAAGGGGGTGTCTTTCAGATGATGGAAGGTGATCTCAGAAGGGTGGAGATAGAGGAGACAATGCCTCTCTCAGTCTTCACCTACAAGATCTCCCAGGCTGTTGCATCCCCTAAAAGAGTTCTGAGAAGGTGGGGGAGCCTTCCCAGCAGTGAATGGGTGTCAAAAAAAAGACTGCCTGACAAGAGTCAACCAGTGAAAGCCTGCTAATGCATTCTGGGTCATGGCTTCTATAAAGTGAGTTGTTGACTATCTGGAGAACTGGGCCACAGGGGCCCTCTAGCATTCAAGAAGGGCAAATGGCAAGATCTGCACTTGGAAATGAAAAACCACTTCCAGCAGTGTAGGCTGGAGACTGAACTATTCTACTGTCTTAGAGCCTCAGCTGTCTTTTCTCTTGTGAGAGATGCCTTGGGGAGAGGCTTGGAGGGTGCAGTGGATGCACAAGCCTCATCCTCCTGGCCAAAGAGACCATGCTGTGTTGAGGAGCTCTCCTGAATGCTCTGTGGAGGGATAGAAGGGGTTGCAGAAAATATCTCCCCACTGGGTGGGACTCATCAATGGTCCCGTGTATAGGAATGTGCCCTCTGTTGACGAAGTGACAAAACTATCCTTTATtcccttaaaaaggaaagaagcctagaagtttctctcctcaaatgtgtaaaaagacattttatagGCCTAGGTGACTTCACCTGAAACTTAAAGATAACCAAttggacagaagccaaaaagtccTGCCTGAGCaattcactagaaaaagaagagaacaaagaaaaaaatcacttctgtgaggtgttttaccaggagcaagaacctcttACACCTGaatcagtttttctctgtaaggagtttgttattttgccttttattaaaccttttttttccccaacactgcaacagaagccatcctgATGATTTTATGCCTCCAAAGGTAGCCAAGCTATCTTGGGTGTGAAATAGACCTCCAAGAGCTTATGAGACCTGGCTTGAGGAGGCAACGATTACTCCTGTTCATTGAGTATTCTCTTGGCATCTGTGCTTTAGCATACCTTGTTTACCATGCCCCAAAAGACTTGCTTGGAGAGCAACCAGCACCCTTGGGGAAGCAGGAACTTGTCCAGCTCCCTAGTAAATGAGAGCTGTCAGTGACaacccctgcagtgccacacacCTCAGAACACCGAGGGAGGGGATGTGCTCACAAGGAACCTGGGTACAAAACCTGCTCTCAAACCACATCAAGAACTGCTGcacttccctgccctgcagacatgcaggcagctgggatgcATCCCAGAGGGCAAGGGAATGCCTTCAGTAGGCAAATTTTCAGGGGGAGACTCTTCCCACCAATGGCAAGTCACGCTCTAATTTTGGGTTGGCTGTGTGTCAGCCTTTTGGTGAGAGGCTGAGCCAGGAGTGTGTGATGTCTGCAGACCCATGCCCCTTGCAGGGACACAACTGCCCTCTAGCAAGGGCAGATTCATCCATAACCCAGAAAAGGTGGTGCAAGCACTGGGCTGTACCCGAGTACACAGCTTCAGGCAGCCACAACAGCTATTGCTGACAGCATGAGCTTCTTGCCAACACTCCCACAGCTTCAGGGGCCCACAGGACAGTCAACATGTTTTGCAAAAGTCTCTCGTGCTGGTCATGGTTTAAGGCATGCAGCCAATGCTCATGGCACTCTGAGGAGAATGGGACAAACAAGATGCTGTGCAAACCCCCAACACACCCCTCATGCAGTGAGGGGAGACCTGACTCCACCAGAACTGTAATCATGGTCCTTAGGAAGgatgacattttttttcttcatggtggCTGACATGTGAGACCCCCAGAGACTGCCGTGAGAGGGGATGACTCTTCCAAGTAAATCTGTAAAGGATTGAGGGAGAAGGATAAGTCATGTCATTAGGCACAGGAGCCTTTGAGTACCCAGGACAGACTCCTACACTGGCAGAGGGAGAGTCAAACCTTTCTGCAGTGCGGTTTGAAAGGAACCCAGATTTCCCAGTTCCATGTCTTACATCTGCACTGACCCCTCCTGCACTTGAGGGTACATCTTCTGGTGATAGGGACATGATCCATTTGGGAAATCATTGGATCTGTCATCCTGGAACTTGAAAGGAGCCTACATAGCATAATGGGCACGTCAGAAATGAGGAAATGCACTGGCAATGgtgatggaaaacaaaacacaacctGGGGCATTAGGTGGGATATTTTGCTTTGAAGATGAGTCTGTTGGAAAATTACTGTCCTCATGCTGTGACTGTGGGcctggggcagcacaggagcACTATAAAAGCTGTTCCATCTCCTCACTCTCTCATCCACTCCTCTCCTGCACACAGTCTCCTTGGGAACAAGGTAAGTCTGAAGCtctttattcttcttttattcATTCTCATCATTATGCTTCCATGGGATTTTTCAGCACAAAGCTGTCTCTTTGTCCTATTCCTAATTCTGGGATTGCTTTCTATGGGGCAGGGAAAGGTACAAAAGGGGTGACATGGAGAGAGGTTGGAGCTCAGCTAGGTGTGTCCTGTGGTGTGGGCTAGGAAGGGATCTCCCAGAGCTTGGCTGTGCTTTGCAGGTCTATTTTGGGCTTTGGAGAactgtggaaacccagggcaccaggaatatttctctgc
This genomic stretch from Haemorhous mexicanus isolate bHaeMex1 chromosome 28, bHaeMex1.pri, whole genome shotgun sequence harbors:
- the LOC132339257 gene encoding feather keratin Cos1-1/Cos1-3/Cos2-1-like translates to MSCYTRCQPCQPCGPTPLGSSCNEPCVRQCQDSTVVIEPSPVVVTLPGPILSSFPQNTVVGSSTSAAVGSILSSQGVPISSGGFGLSGLGSGLCGTRSFPC